Proteins co-encoded in one Actinobacillus succinogenes 130Z genomic window:
- a CDS encoding DmsA/YnfE/YnfF family dimethyl sulfoxide reductase, translating to MNNQELNPKTTRRSFIKASGMTALTVSAGINLPLQVKAETIPIKNMQDDKEVLSLCSVNCGSRCVLRLHVKNDEVRWVETDNSGDDEYGNHQIRACLRGRSMRYRMNHPDRLKYPMKRIGKRGEGKFQRISWDEALDTIADNLKRIVKDYGNEAVYNNYASGIVGGNMTRSSPFASLFTRLMNCYGGLLSYYGSYSTAQIARAMPFTYGSNVGNSTSDIVNSKLVVFFGNNPMETRMSGAGITYHLEQARERSNAKLIVIDPRYTDTASGREDEWIPIRPGTDAALVAGMAHVMITENLVDQVFLDKYCVGYDEKTLPASAPANGHYKAYILGQGDDGVEKTPEWAAKITGIPAAKIIRLAREIGTTKPCYIAQGWGLQRQSNGELACRAVAMLAILTGNVGISGGNSGAREGSFYPPIQRLPVLENPVKAKISVFSWTDAIDHGDQMTALKDGVQGKDKLDVPIKFMWNYAGNCITNQHSDINRTHEILSDDKKCEMIVVIENFMTDSAKYADILLPDLMTTEQEDIVPNDYAGNMGYLIFSQPATSAKFERRGIYDICCEIAKRLGQDVYDKFTEGGRTQEQWLQFLYSRMQEKDATLPSYDELKQMGVYKRQDPNGHLVAYQKFREDPEANPLKTPSGKIEIYSERLAEIAATWELKEDEVIHPLPIYHSGFNGWDDPKREKYPFQLVSFHYKSRTHSTYGNIDVLESACPQEMWINPIDAQRLTLTDGETVRVFNEIGETRIPVKITPRIMPGVLGMGQGAWHKANMFGDKVDHNGCVNVLTTLRPSPLAKGNPQHSNLVRIEKL from the coding sequence ATGAACAATCAAGAACTCAATCCGAAAACAACGCGCCGAAGCTTTATTAAAGCAAGCGGAATGACCGCACTTACCGTATCGGCAGGAATAAATCTTCCACTTCAAGTTAAAGCGGAGACAATTCCGATTAAAAATATGCAGGATGATAAAGAGGTTCTGTCTTTGTGTTCGGTGAACTGCGGTAGCCGTTGTGTTTTACGGTTACATGTTAAAAATGATGAGGTTCGCTGGGTAGAAACCGACAACTCCGGTGATGATGAATATGGTAATCATCAAATTCGGGCATGCCTACGCGGTCGTTCAATGCGCTACCGAATGAATCATCCCGATCGTTTGAAATATCCCATGAAGCGTATCGGAAAACGCGGAGAAGGTAAGTTTCAGCGTATCAGTTGGGACGAAGCATTAGATACGATTGCCGATAATCTTAAGCGTATTGTAAAAGATTACGGTAATGAAGCGGTCTACAATAATTATGCCTCAGGAATTGTGGGAGGAAATATGACCCGCTCTTCACCCTTTGCTTCATTATTTACCCGACTGATGAATTGTTATGGCGGGCTATTAAGCTATTATGGTTCATACAGTACCGCACAAATTGCCCGGGCAATGCCGTTTACCTACGGTTCCAATGTGGGAAACAGTACCTCCGATATCGTCAATTCGAAACTGGTGGTATTTTTCGGTAATAATCCGATGGAAACCCGTATGAGCGGTGCAGGGATTACTTATCACTTAGAGCAAGCCCGAGAACGTTCCAACGCAAAATTGATTGTCATTGATCCTCGCTATACGGATACCGCCTCAGGTCGTGAAGACGAATGGATTCCGATTCGTCCGGGGACGGACGCCGCACTAGTAGCGGGTATGGCGCATGTAATGATTACTGAAAATCTGGTTGATCAGGTATTTTTAGATAAATATTGTGTTGGTTATGATGAAAAAACATTACCGGCATCTGCGCCGGCGAATGGACATTATAAGGCTTATATTTTAGGCCAAGGGGATGACGGCGTTGAAAAAACGCCCGAATGGGCGGCTAAAATTACAGGTATTCCCGCAGCCAAAATTATTCGTTTAGCCAGAGAAATAGGTACGACCAAACCTTGTTATATTGCTCAAGGTTGGGGATTACAACGTCAATCCAATGGTGAATTGGCTTGTCGTGCGGTGGCGATGTTAGCCATTTTAACCGGAAACGTCGGAATTAGCGGCGGGAATTCCGGCGCACGGGAAGGCTCTTTTTATCCTCCAATTCAACGTTTGCCGGTACTGGAAAATCCGGTGAAAGCGAAAATCTCCGTATTCTCTTGGACCGATGCCATTGATCACGGCGATCAAATGACGGCTTTGAAAGATGGGGTTCAAGGAAAAGATAAATTAGACGTTCCGATCAAATTTATGTGGAATTACGCAGGCAACTGTATTACGAATCAACATAGTGATATTAATCGAACTCATGAAATTTTATCGGACGATAAAAAATGTGAAATGATCGTAGTAATCGAAAATTTCATGACGGATTCGGCTAAATATGCGGATATTCTCTTGCCCGATTTAATGACGACAGAGCAAGAAGATATTGTACCGAATGATTATGCCGGCAATATGGGGTATTTGATTTTCAGCCAGCCTGCTACTTCTGCCAAATTTGAACGGCGAGGTATTTATGATATTTGTTGTGAAATAGCTAAACGCTTGGGACAGGATGTCTACGATAAATTCACGGAAGGCGGTAGAACACAAGAGCAGTGGTTGCAATTTTTATACAGCCGAATGCAGGAGAAAGACGCAACTTTACCAAGTTATGATGAACTTAAACAAATGGGCGTGTATAAACGCCAAGATCCTAACGGTCATTTAGTTGCGTATCAAAAATTCCGCGAGGATCCGGAAGCCAATCCGTTAAAAACACCTTCGGGAAAAATCGAAATTTATTCCGAACGGTTGGCGGAAATTGCTGCGACATGGGAGTTAAAAGAAGATGAAGTAATTCATCCGTTACCGATTTATCATAGCGGTTTTAACGGATGGGATGATCCGAAGAGAGAAAAATATCCGTTTCAATTAGTAAGTTTCCATTATAAATCCCGCACGCACTCCACTTATGGCAATATTGATGTTTTAGAATCCGCCTGTCCGCAAGAAATGTGGATAAATCCTATTGATGCGCAACGGTTAACGTTAACGGACGGTGAAACGGTTCGCGTATTTAATGAAATCGGTGAAACGCGTATCCCGGTAAAAATTACGCCTCGAATAATGCCCGGCGTGTTGGGTATGGGACAGGGGGCATGGCATAAAGCCAATATGTTCGGCGATAAAGTGGATCATAACGGTTGTGTAAATGTTTTGACTACTTTACGTCCGTCCCCGCTGGCAAAAGGCAATCCGCAGCATTCTAATCTGGTACGGATAGAAAAATTATAG
- a CDS encoding ABC transporter ATP-binding protein — MAKLEIKNITKKFGNFYAANNITFTAEEGEFVTLLGPSGCGKTSLLKLIAGFHIADEGEILIGGENVNEVPPEKRNTAMCFQSYALFPHLNVSHNICYGLKQRNIAIEEQKQRLDVVIKQMDLEIHRLKLPSELSGGQQQRVALARAMVTRPDVILFDEPLSNLDAKLRESVRFEIKQLSKQYKLTSIYVTHDQAEALTMSDKIIVLNKGGIEQIGTPQEIYHQPINRFVADFIGVANIAEANVKNIGDNLYSVQSVFGDLTVYSEKRPASDHIYICFRPEDIEPVKADSRQENILTVDVIQTAFMGNITEVQAKITRGGISQKLRLQLTKAPNLTTDNTFSFSIPRTAVKFLESVK, encoded by the coding sequence ATGGCAAAACTAGAAATTAAAAATATAACGAAAAAATTTGGGAATTTTTATGCGGCAAATAATATTACTTTTACCGCAGAAGAAGGCGAGTTCGTTACATTGCTCGGTCCCAGTGGTTGCGGTAAAACGTCATTATTAAAATTGATTGCCGGGTTTCATATTGCCGACGAAGGTGAAATTTTAATTGGTGGCGAAAATGTCAATGAGGTTCCTCCGGAAAAACGTAATACCGCTATGTGTTTCCAATCTTATGCATTATTCCCTCATCTTAATGTTTCCCACAATATTTGTTACGGTCTAAAACAACGTAATATTGCTATCGAAGAGCAAAAACAACGGTTAGACGTGGTAATCAAGCAGATGGATTTGGAAATTCATCGTTTGAAGTTACCGAGTGAATTATCCGGCGGTCAGCAACAACGTGTCGCATTGGCGCGGGCGATGGTGACGCGACCTGATGTTATTTTGTTTGACGAACCGTTATCCAATTTGGATGCAAAATTGCGGGAAAGCGTGAGATTTGAGATTAAGCAGCTTTCTAAACAATATAAATTAACCAGTATTTATGTCACACATGATCAGGCCGAAGCCTTGACTATGTCGGATAAAATTATTGTGTTAAATAAAGGCGGTATTGAGCAGATAGGAACACCGCAGGAAATTTATCATCAACCGATTAACCGCTTTGTGGCGGATTTTATCGGCGTTGCCAATATTGCAGAAGCTAACGTGAAGAATATCGGTGATAATCTCTATTCGGTTCAATCCGTATTCGGCGATTTAACCGTTTATTCGGAAAAACGACCGGCGTCGGATCACATTTATATTTGTTTCCGTCCGGAAGATATAGAACCGGTAAAAGCAGATTCCCGACAGGAAAATATATTGACCGTGGATGTAATTCAAACGGCATTTATGGGTAATATTACGGAAGTGCAAGCCAAAATTACCCGAGGCGGCATATCTCAAAAACTCCGCTTACAGTTAACTAAGGCACCGAATCTGACTACCGATAATACTTTTTCGTTTTCTATTCCGCGCACTGCCGTTAAGTTTTTGGAGTCTGTCAAATGA
- a CDS encoding ABC transporter permease — protein sequence MKSIKQDAKAWLLLCTGLGTILFLMGSTFFIVVTQSLGLYSMGGEESRFTLEYWRDVLSDSVFQSSYIYSVKVSLLGALFSIIVSYPIALWLRNELPAKVTIVTILRAPMLVPGLVAAFLFVNMISYHGILNESLVFLGIWDEPKTLQNDEFGWGVVILQMWKNIPFALILIGGAVNSLKTDLLDAAANLGSDAWQRFRYVIFPLTLSAVQVSFILIFIGALGDFAFYSIAGPRSTYSLARLMQMSAYEFEEWNQSAVMAMMIMLTSAFFTVLVSMIIKPLAVKRGDIK from the coding sequence ATGAAAAGCATAAAACAAGACGCAAAAGCCTGGTTGTTGCTTTGCACGGGACTGGGCACTATTTTGTTTTTAATGGGGTCAACATTTTTTATTGTGGTAACGCAAAGCCTGGGTTTATACAGCATGGGAGGCGAAGAAAGCCGCTTCACTTTAGAGTATTGGCGGGATGTATTGTCGGATTCGGTTTTCCAGAGTTCTTACATTTATTCCGTTAAAGTGTCGTTATTAGGCGCATTATTCTCTATTATTGTTTCATATCCCATTGCATTGTGGTTACGCAATGAATTACCCGCTAAAGTAACGATCGTCACTATTTTACGCGCACCGATGTTAGTACCGGGATTAGTGGCCGCTTTCTTGTTCGTTAATATGATTTCTTATCACGGTATTCTGAATGAATCCTTGGTGTTTTTGGGTATTTGGGACGAACCTAAAACCTTGCAAAACGATGAATTCGGTTGGGGCGTGGTGATTCTGCAAATGTGGAAAAATATTCCCTTTGCCCTGATTCTGATAGGTGGAGCGGTAAATTCCTTAAAAACGGATTTATTGGATGCCGCAGCGAACTTGGGGTCCGATGCCTGGCAAAGGTTCCGTTATGTGATCTTCCCGCTTACACTAAGTGCGGTGCAAGTTTCTTTTATTTTGATTTTTATCGGCGCATTAGGAGACTTTGCATTTTACAGTATTGCCGGTCCGAGAAGTACCTATTCTTTGGCTCGTCTTATGCAAATGTCCGCCTATGAATTTGAAGAGTGGAACCAAAGTGCCGTGATGGCAATGATGATTATGCTGACATCCGCATTTTTCACCGTATTGGTTTCAATGATTATCAAACCGTTAGCGGTAAAACGGGGAGACATCAAATGA
- a CDS encoding extracellular solute-binding protein, with the protein MRKFFTKVLSASVVALAFSATVQAEDLSGKSWADIEAQAKQEGKVTVSVWYLQPQFRGFVKEFEDKYGIRVKVPEGTLDGNINKLIAEKNLKKGKMDVVVLNADRVGNVANSGILANLKQLPNFEKLNHFLQGVELGETSVGYWGNQTGFAYDPLRIKENELPQSWQDVEKYIQENPKKFGYSDPNGGSSGNAFIQRALFYVNGDYNYRTEKIDEGQIAEWKKTWAWFNERKNSMIRTASNADSLTRLNDGELIIVSAWQDHLFSLQKQGAITNRLKFYVPEFGMPGGGNVMTIAKNAPNPAAAMLFVHWVTSPEIQQKLSQEFGVRPLDSESGKKDTLFFSTPWRKAEMEYFTKEVISR; encoded by the coding sequence ATGCGCAAATTTTTTACAAAAGTGCTTTCTGCAAGCGTTGTTGCCCTCGCTTTTTCGGCTACCGTACAAGCGGAGGATTTAAGCGGAAAATCCTGGGCTGATATTGAAGCTCAGGCTAAGCAGGAAGGAAAAGTGACGGTCAGTGTGTGGTATTTACAGCCGCAATTCCGCGGATTCGTTAAAGAGTTTGAAGATAAATACGGTATTAGAGTTAAAGTACCGGAAGGTACTTTGGACGGTAATATTAACAAACTGATTGCGGAAAAAAATCTGAAAAAAGGTAAAATGGATGTGGTGGTTCTTAATGCGGATCGGGTTGGAAATGTGGCGAACAGCGGTATTCTGGCAAATTTAAAACAGTTACCGAATTTTGAAAAATTAAACCATTTTTTACAAGGTGTAGAATTAGGTGAAACCTCCGTCGGGTATTGGGGTAATCAAACCGGTTTTGCTTATGATCCGTTGCGCATCAAAGAAAATGAATTGCCGCAAAGTTGGCAGGATGTAGAAAAATACATTCAGGAAAATCCGAAAAAATTTGGTTATTCGGATCCTAACGGCGGTAGTTCCGGTAATGCCTTTATTCAACGTGCTTTATTTTATGTGAACGGTGATTACAATTACCGTACGGAGAAAATTGACGAAGGGCAAATTGCGGAATGGAAGAAAACATGGGCTTGGTTTAATGAGCGTAAAAATTCGATGATTCGTACGGCTTCCAATGCCGATAGTTTGACCCGTTTAAACGACGGTGAGTTGATCATCGTTTCGGCATGGCAGGATCATTTATTCAGCCTGCAAAAACAAGGGGCGATTACCAACCGGTTGAAATTTTATGTCCCTGAATTCGGAATGCCGGGCGGCGGTAATGTAATGACAATTGCAAAAAATGCACCTAATCCGGCCGCCGCTATGCTTTTTGTCCATTGGGTTACTTCACCGGAAATTCAACAAAAATTAAGCCAGGAATTTGGAGTGAGACCTTTGGATAGCGAATCCGGTAAAAAAGATACGTTATTTTTCTCAACGCCATGGCGAAAAGCGGAAATGGAATATTTCACTAAAGAAGTCATTTCCAGATAA
- a CDS encoding DMSO/selenate family reductase complex A subunit translates to MNHLDLNSNTTRRRFIKTTGLTAFAASAGISIPFATKAGNQSITSTAGADEKVVWSACTVNCGSRCPLRMHVKDDQIIYVETDNTGSETYNLDHQVRACLRGRSMRRRVYNPDRLKYPMKRIGKRGEGKFKRISWDEALTEIAQSLQKNIAQYGNESIYLNYGTGTLGGTVTKSWPPGSTLIARLMNCIGGYLNHYGDYSTAQISVGLDYTYGGGWVLGNGMADIENTKLVVLFGNNPAETRMSGGGLTYCIQQAKAKSNAKLIVIDPRYTDTGVGKEDEWIPIRPGTDAALVSALAYVMITEELVDQPFLDKYCVGYDENTLPADAPQNGHYKAYILGQGEDGIAKTPEWAAKITGIPAERIIRLAREIGSTKPAYISQGWGPQRRSNGEIISRAIAMLPILTGNVGISGGNTGARESSYGVPFVMMPTLTNPVKASIPMFLWTDAITRATEMTAKTDGIRGVERLTAPIKFIWNYAGNCLTNQHADINRTHEILQDESLCEMIVTIDNHMTSTAKYSDIVLPDCMTSEQMDFCLDGYVANMSYVIFADQAVKPSFECRNIYDMLSDLSEKLGVKQQFTEDRTQEEWLRYIYRQSREQLPELPVFDEFRTQGIFKKVDPKGFYIPYKEFRDDPQANPLKTPSGKIEIYSSRLAEIARSWKLDEDEVIHPLPIHVDSFEHYGDPLMEKYPLQLTGFHYKARTHSTYGNVDILKSANPQEIWINPFDAEKRGIKNGDMLRMFNDRGEVRIHAKVTPRIIPGVVALGEGAWHAPDNQGIDHSGCINVLTTQRPSPLAKGNPQHSNLVQVEKL, encoded by the coding sequence ATGAATCATCTAGATCTTAATTCGAATACGACACGACGTCGTTTTATTAAAACAACCGGTCTGACGGCATTTGCCGCATCGGCAGGTATTAGTATTCCGTTTGCGACGAAAGCCGGAAATCAATCTATTACGTCGACTGCAGGGGCAGATGAAAAGGTCGTTTGGAGCGCCTGCACGGTAAATTGCGGTAGCCGTTGTCCTTTGCGTATGCACGTGAAAGATGATCAAATCATTTATGTGGAAACAGATAATACGGGAAGCGAAACCTATAATCTTGATCATCAAGTGAGAGCCTGCCTGCGTGGGCGTTCAATGCGTCGTCGGGTATATAATCCGGATCGTTTGAAATATCCGATGAAACGAATCGGAAAAAGGGGAGAAGGAAAATTTAAACGCATTTCCTGGGATGAAGCATTAACGGAAATCGCTCAGTCTTTGCAGAAGAATATCGCTCAATACGGTAATGAGAGTATTTATTTGAATTATGGTACGGGAACGCTGGGCGGTACGGTAACGAAATCATGGCCGCCGGGTTCGACGCTTATTGCCCGTTTAATGAATTGTATCGGCGGTTATTTAAACCATTACGGCGACTACAGTACGGCACAAATCAGCGTAGGCTTGGATTATACCTATGGCGGCGGTTGGGTGCTCGGTAACGGTATGGCGGATATTGAAAACACAAAATTAGTGGTTCTGTTCGGCAATAATCCGGCCGAAACCCGTATGAGCGGCGGCGGCTTGACTTACTGTATTCAACAGGCAAAAGCAAAATCCAATGCCAAACTGATTGTGATCGACCCTCGTTATACCGATACCGGTGTCGGTAAAGAAGACGAATGGATTCCGATTCGCCCCGGTACCGATGCGGCGTTAGTGTCGGCACTGGCTTATGTCATGATAACCGAGGAGTTAGTGGATCAACCGTTTTTGGATAAATACTGCGTCGGATATGATGAAAACACACTACCGGCCGACGCACCTCAAAACGGGCATTATAAAGCCTATATTCTAGGTCAAGGCGAAGACGGTATTGCCAAAACTCCCGAATGGGCGGCCAAAATTACCGGAATTCCGGCGGAACGTATTATTAGGCTTGCCCGCGAAATCGGGTCGACTAAACCTGCTTATATCTCACAGGGATGGGGGCCGCAACGCCGCAGTAACGGTGAGATTATTTCCCGCGCTATCGCCATGCTGCCGATTTTAACCGGTAACGTTGGGATTAGCGGTGGAAACACCGGTGCCAGAGAAAGTTCTTACGGCGTGCCTTTCGTAATGATGCCGACATTAACCAATCCGGTAAAAGCCAGTATACCGATGTTCCTGTGGACGGACGCCATCACCCGGGCGACGGAAATGACCGCTAAAACCGACGGTATTCGCGGAGTGGAAAGATTAACCGCACCGATTAAATTTATTTGGAATTATGCGGGTAACTGTTTAACCAATCAACATGCGGATATTAATCGGACACATGAGATTTTGCAGGACGAAAGCCTGTGCGAAATGATTGTAACCATCGATAATCACATGACGTCAACGGCTAAATACAGTGATATTGTTTTACCCGACTGCATGACTTCGGAACAAATGGATTTCTGTTTGGACGGCTATGTAGCGAATATGAGTTATGTCATTTTTGCCGATCAAGCGGTGAAACCTTCTTTTGAATGTCGCAATATTTACGACATGTTATCCGATCTATCGGAAAAGTTAGGTGTGAAACAGCAATTTACCGAAGATCGAACACAGGAGGAATGGTTGCGTTACATTTATCGACAGTCGCGGGAACAACTGCCGGAGTTGCCTGTTTTTGACGAATTTCGCACTCAAGGCATCTTCAAAAAAGTGGATCCGAAAGGCTTTTATATTCCGTACAAAGAATTCAGAGATGATCCGCAGGCCAATCCGCTTAAAACGCCGTCAGGTAAAATTGAAATTTATTCTTCCCGCCTGGCCGAAATCGCCCGTTCCTGGAAATTGGATGAAGATGAAGTGATTCATCCGTTGCCGATCCATGTAGACAGTTTTGAACATTACGGCGATCCGCTAATGGAAAAATATCCGCTGCAATTGACCGGTTTTCATTATAAAGCCAGAACCCATTCCACTTACGGTAACGTCGATATTTTGAAAAGTGCAAATCCGCAGGAGATCTGGATTAACCCGTTTGATGCGGAAAAACGCGGTATTAAAAACGGCGATATGCTCCGTATGTTTAACGACCGCGGAGAAGTGCGTATTCATGCCAAAGTGACACCCCGTATTATCCCGGGTGTTGTGGCGTTAGGTGAGGGAGCATGGCACGCGCCGGATAACCAAGGCATAGACCATTCGGGTTGTATTAACGTCCTCACTACTCAACGTCCGTCCCCGTTGGCAAAAGGCAATCCGCAACATTCTAATCTGGTTCAAGTAGAAAAATTATAG
- a CDS encoding ABC transporter permease has product MSSTKIATKNGKLIARISLIFFILVNFVWLFLPFLMAGLWSLVDPEKPWSYPDILPQSLSLERWKIVWQSTSLPEAMFNSYTIAPTVALVAILLALPTSYAFGRMEFRGKKIAELLTLIPLVIPGMIIALFFSRMLLDLNISNPFIGIVIGHVVLTLPYAIRILSAGFSSVPQDLIDASRDLGASKMTVFKDVYMPMLKPSFLASIIFCLVKSIEEFAISFVVGSPDFITVPTILYSFLGYSFIRPNAAVVSIILLVPNIILMMIIERLLKGNYLSQSTGKA; this is encoded by the coding sequence ATGAGTTCAACTAAAATTGCTACTAAAAACGGCAAACTGATTGCCCGAATTTCCTTAATATTCTTTATCCTTGTTAATTTTGTCTGGTTATTCTTACCATTTTTGATGGCGGGATTATGGTCGTTGGTGGATCCGGAGAAACCCTGGAGTTATCCGGATATTCTACCGCAATCGCTTTCTTTGGAGCGTTGGAAAATCGTATGGCAAAGTACTTCTTTACCGGAAGCGATGTTTAACAGTTACACCATTGCTCCGACTGTTGCATTGGTTGCGATTTTGCTGGCTTTACCGACATCTTATGCTTTCGGACGAATGGAATTTCGCGGTAAAAAAATCGCAGAATTACTGACGCTGATTCCGTTAGTCATTCCCGGTATGATTATAGCGTTGTTTTTCAGCCGTATGTTGCTGGATTTGAACATCAGCAACCCGTTTATCGGTATCGTTATCGGACATGTGGTTTTGACATTACCTTATGCTATCCGTATTTTATCGGCCGGCTTTTCATCTGTGCCGCAAGATTTAATTGATGCCAGTCGGGATTTGGGCGCTTCCAAAATGACGGTATTCAAGGATGTGTATATGCCGATGTTAAAACCGAGTTTCTTGGCTTCAATTATTTTCTGTCTGGTAAAAAGTATTGAGGAATTCGCCATTTCCTTTGTTGTGGGGTCTCCTGACTTTATTACCGTTCCGACCATATTGTATTCATTTCTCGGTTATTCGTTTATTCGACCGAATGCCGCTGTGGTTTCGATTATTCTTTTAGTGCCGAATATCATTCTTATGATGATTATAGAGCGTTTACTGAAAGGAAATTATCTCTCACAATCAACAGGAAAAGCATAG